The DNA window GGAGCATATTCTTGTAAAGGAACAGATGAAAACCTTCTGGTCTTAAAGTACAAGAGTAGCCAAGGAGACAGATATATGTTATTCCGCATAAAATAAACGTTTTAGATAAGTTTCAAATATCATATAACAAAAGACTAAAAGAACAATGAATGCTATAGAATTAAAACAACAAGAACTTGACACGCGCTATATACGTATGGCTAATATCTGGGCTGAGAATTCATACTGCATCAGACGAAAAGTTGGAGCATTGATTGTCAAAGACAAGATGATTATTTCTGACGGGTATAATGGAACACCATCCGGATTTGAAAATATATGTGAAGATGAGCAGAATTTAACGAAACCATATGTACTACATGCTGAAGCAAATGCGATTACTAAAATAGCCCGTTCCAACAACAGCAGTGAAGGGGCAACATTATATGTAACAGCATCTCCATGTATAGAATGTGCCAAGCTTATTATTCAGTCAGGCATTAAAAGAGTGGTTTATTCAGAAAAATATCGTTTGGAAGATGGTATTAATTTATTAAAACGCGCAAATATTGAAGTTGTATATTTAGATCCTACCGAACAAAACCAAATATAAAAAGAACTATTTAAATTAAATAACTCATGAGTACAAATAAATCTTCACGCTTTACTCCTATTATTATTGCGGTAAGTATTGTGGTCGGAATATTAATCGGTACATTTTACACAAAACACTATTCGGGAAGCCGATTGGGTATTATAAACAGTTCGTCAAACAAACTAAACGCACTGCTCCGAATTATTGATGATCAGTATGTGGATACAGTTAATATGCAAGAACTGGTAGAAAATGCAATGCCTCAAATTCTGGCAGAATTGGATCCACACTCAAAATATATTCCGGCAAAAGATCTGGAAGCAGCAAATTCTGAGCTTGAAGGAAGTTTTAGCGGAATAGGAATCCAATTCCGTATTCAAAATGATACAATACATGTTAACAGTGTTATAAAAGGTGGTCCTTCTGAAAAAGTAGGATTAATGCCAGGCGACCAGATTATCCGAGTTAATGATACCCTTTTCGTTGGGAAAAAAGTGACGAATGATATCGCCATGAGTAAGCTGAAAGGTAAAAAAGGAACAGAGGTTAAACTTACTATAAAACGCTTCGGTGAGAAAAAACTTCTTTCTTATACAATCGTTCGTGGAGATATTCCAGTTACAAGTATCTATGCTGCATACATTATCAGCAAAAACATTGGATATGTATATATTAATAAGTTTGGTAGAACTACTCATGTGGAATTACTTAGTGCTTTAGCACTACTTAGCCAGCGCAACTGTCAGGGACTAATTATTGACTTACGTGGAAACACAGGAGGGTTCATGGAAGCAGCTATTAGAATGGTAAATGAGTTCTTACCTGAAGGAAAACTTATTGTTTATACAGAAGGACGAAAATATCCAAGAACAGAAGAATTTGCAAACGGAACTGGTAGTTGCCAGAAAATGCCAATTGTAGTTTTGGTTGATGAGGGTTCAGCTTCAGCTAGTGAAATATTTGCAGGAGCTATTCAGGATAACGACCGTGGTATGATTATTGGAAGACGAACTTTTGGAAAGGGATTAGTACAGCAACCTATCGAATTTAGTGATGGATCGGCTATCCGTCTTACTATAGCTCGATATTATACTCCTTCAGGAAGATGTATTCAGCGTCCTTATGTGAATGGTAACGACGAAGATTACGAAATGGACTGGTTAAATCGCTATGATCATGGTGAATTTTTCTCAAAAGACAGCATTAAACAAGATAAAAGTCTACGTTACTCTACAAGTTTAGGAAGGCCGGTATATGGTGGCGGAGGTATTATGCCAGACGTCTTTGTTCCTCAAGACACGATTGGATCTACTTCTTATTACACTTCAGTTATGACCAAAGGACTTGATATTCTATTTGGATACAAATACACAGATCAGAATAGAAATAAGCTGAAGCAGTTTAAAGATGCAAATTCATTGGCTAACTACCTGAGAGGACAGAATCTTGTGGAACAATTTGTAAGATATGCAGATAGTAATGGAGTTAAGAGGAGAAATCTTTTGATTCAGATATCACACAAACTAATTGAAAAGAGATTATATGGACGTATCATTGACAGTATGCTGGGTCAAGAAGAATATATTAAGTACATTAATAAATCTGATAATACTGTTCTAAAGGCAGTCGAGATTCTACAAAAAGGACAAGCATTCCCCACTGCCCCTGTAAAGCCCAATATTTCAAAAAAGAAAAGATAACATTATTCCCCGGTAAGTAAAACACCGGGGTCTTTTTTTACTATTCAAGCATGAATTACTCAAAAAAGCAACAAATAAGAAAAACTATTTCTGAAAGAAAAAAAACACTAACAGAATTTTTTTTTCTGGATTTCTCCAGCAAATTGTTTATCCACCTAGAATCTCTCCCCGTTTTTCAAAATGCAAAAACAATCTTGTTATACCACTCCCTAAAAGATGAAGTAAGGACACATGCTTTTATTGAAAAATGGAAGAATCAGAAAATTCTAATTTTGCCGGTAGTTAATGGCAAAAACTTAATACTAAAAGAATATAATGATTCATCTAAATTACTGACTGGAGCTTACGGTATACAAGAACCTACAGGCGAATTATTTTCTGATTACAATAAAATAGATTTGGCAATAATCCCCGGCGTTTCATTTGATAAAGTTGGCAACAGACTTGGAAGAGGAAAAGGATATTACGATCGCCTTTTACCTAAAATTAAAGCTTTTAAAATAGGAATATGTTTTTCTTTTCAACTTTCAGAAAAAATTCCAGTTGAACCACATGACACAAAAATGAACTTAATTATTACAGAAAATGGGATACTTAACGAAAAATAATATTCGTAATAACTTGTGCGCCTACTTGACGATTCAGATTTTTCACAAGTAATTCTCTACCCATCATTAATTCCTGCCGCAATGCTGCAGAAGTAAGATGTACATAGAGTATCTGATTTTTAATAAATAATCCATCTGTATAAGAAGCGATCCCTGGCCCTAAGACCTCTTTCCATGCATTAATCAATCGTTGTTCATTTAGCGGAGATTCCAGACGTTCATCCCGCAAAAATTTACGGATTGCATCACCAATTGATACAGCATTATTCCTTTTCATTATCAATATTCTCCTTACTATTTATATTACCGTTATTTACCTCGAACATTTTATAATCACTCCCCATCTTTTTCAATATCTTATCCAGATGTTCACGATTAGTATCGGTAATAAATATCTGACCAAAATTATCACCTGCTACTAATTTTATGATTTGTTCCACACGTGAAGCATCTAGCTTGTCGAATATGTCATCCAATAAAAGTAACGGAGTTTTTTCTCCTGTACGTTTTAAGAAATCAAACTGTGCTAATTTTAAAGCAACCAAATATGTTTTATTCTGCCCTTGTGAACCTTCACGTTTTATAGCAAAATCGCCTAATGACATAACTAACTCATCTTTATGAATTCCTCTTAAAGAATATCCCATTATACGATCCTTTACTCTAGATTCCTTTAAGACATCTAATAATGAATTTACCTGAGCATGAGACACGTAAGACAATCCTACTAATTCCTGTCCTTGAGAAATGAATGAATAGAAAGACTGAAAAATAGGAATAAATTCTTCTATAAAATATTTTCGTTTACGAAAAACCACTTCACCTGCAGTTGCCATCATCTCTTCCCACACCAGAAAAAGTTCTTCGTCGACAGGTTGTTCACTTTTAAGTAAAGTATTTCGTTGCTGCAATGCTTTATTATAACGAATCAAAGCATCTAAATATTCTTTATCATACTGCGAAATTACAAGATCAATAAATCGACGACGCTCTTCACTCCCACCTGCAATCAAAGCCGAATCAGAAGGAGAAACCATTACAAGAGGCAAAAAACCAATATGGTCAGAAAGACGGCTATATTCCTTTTTATTCCTTTTAAATTGCTTCTTTTGATGACGTTTTTGTCCACAATATATTTCTTCAGGAGAGCCATCTGCTGATTCATAAAAACCTTGAATCATAAAAAAGTCCTCATCATGATGTATATTTTGCGAATCAACAGGATTACCAGAACTTTTGCAAAAAGAAAGATAGTAAACAGCATCAAGAAGATTTGTTTTTCCCATCCCATTTAAACCAAAAAAACAATTTAGTTTAAAAGAAAAATCTAATTCAACTTGTTCCAGGTTCTTATAATTAAGTATAGAAATATGTTTTAATACCATGCTGCTAATCCTTCTATTTATAAATGCAAAATTAGAAATAAAATCGGGATTAAAAGCAAAAACAAAATAAACCAGAAATATAAAAAATAGAAAAGAAAAAAATATGGCAATAAATTTCATTTATAAATATAAAAAAACTACTTTTGCTCACCAAATAAGTAAAATTGTTAATAATAAAAGAATCATAATAAAATGGCAGAACAAGACAAACATGAACAGAAACTAAATGTGGGAGATGCGCTTGATAGATCTGAAGCATATTTAGTTAAAAACAAAAAAGGAATTATCGGAGGTATCGCCGCAGTTATCATTATTATAGCTGCGTTCTTTGCTTACAAGTATCTTTATTTAGCTCCTAGAGAAGAAAAAGCAGAAATTGCAATATTCAAGGGAGAAGAGTATTTTGGACAAGATGCTTACGAGATCGCTCTTAATGGAGACAGTGTCGGTTATAAAGGATTTATTAAAATTGCAGATGAATTTAGCGGCACAAAAACTGCAAATCTGGCTAAAGCATATGCCGGTATTTGTTATGCTCAGCTAGGTAAATATCAAGAAGCAGAAAAATATCTTGGAGATTTTGACGGTAATGACCAAATGGTTTCTCCTGCTATCTTAGGTGCATTAGGAAACTGCTATGCTCAGCTAAATCAACTAGACAAGGCTGTTTCTACTTTACAGGATGCTGCTAAGAAAGCTGACAACAATACTTTAAGTCCTATTTACTTATTGCAAGCAGGTTTAATAATGGAACAACAAGGAAAATATGCTGATGCTCTTGAAGCATATAATACCATTAAAGATAAATATTTCAATTCTTATCAGGCTATGGATATTGATAAATACATCGAAAGAGCCACTGCTTTGAAAAAATAAAATTTACTCCTTATATATAAAGTAGAGATATTGTGTCGCAGTATCTCTACTTTTTTATTTAAAATAAAAATAAATTAAATATTATGGCAACAGCTTATCACAACTTATCTGAATACGATTTTAATTCAGTACCTAATGCCGAAACTATGAAATTTGGAATTATTGTTTCAGAATGGAACAGTAATATTACAGGTGCTCTTCTTGACGGAGCAGTAAATACGCTAATAAAACATGGAGTTAAAAAAGAAAATATA is part of the uncultured Bacteroides sp. genome and encodes:
- the recF gene encoding DNA replication and repair protein RecF (All proteins in this family for which functions are known are DNA-binding proteins that assist the filamentation of RecA onto DNA for the initiation of recombination or recombinational repair.), giving the protein MVLKHISILNYKNLEQVELDFSFKLNCFFGLNGMGKTNLLDAVYYLSFCKSSGNPVDSQNIHHDEDFFMIQGFYESADGSPEEIYCGQKRHQKKQFKRNKKEYSRLSDHIGFLPLVMVSPSDSALIAGGSEERRRFIDLVISQYDKEYLDALIRYNKALQQRNTLLKSEQPVDEELFLVWEEMMATAGEVVFRKRKYFIEEFIPIFQSFYSFISQGQELVGLSYVSHAQVNSLLDVLKESRVKDRIMGYSLRGIHKDELVMSLGDFAIKREGSQGQNKTYLVALKLAQFDFLKRTGEKTPLLLLDDIFDKLDASRVEQIIKLVAGDNFGQIFITDTNREHLDKILKKMGSDYKMFEVNNGNINSKENIDNEKE
- a CDS encoding 5-formyltetrahydrofolate cyclo-ligase; translated protein: MNYSKKQQIRKTISERKKTLTEFFFLDFSSKLFIHLESLPVFQNAKTILLYHSLKDEVRTHAFIEKWKNQKILILPVVNGKNLILKEYNDSSKLLTGAYGIQEPTGELFSDYNKIDLAIIPGVSFDKVGNRLGRGKGYYDRLLPKIKAFKIGICFSFQLSEKIPVEPHDTKMNLIITENGILNEK
- a CDS encoding S41 family peptidase, translated to MSTNKSSRFTPIIIAVSIVVGILIGTFYTKHYSGSRLGIINSSSNKLNALLRIIDDQYVDTVNMQELVENAMPQILAELDPHSKYIPAKDLEAANSELEGSFSGIGIQFRIQNDTIHVNSVIKGGPSEKVGLMPGDQIIRVNDTLFVGKKVTNDIAMSKLKGKKGTEVKLTIKRFGEKKLLSYTIVRGDIPVTSIYAAYIISKNIGYVYINKFGRTTHVELLSALALLSQRNCQGLIIDLRGNTGGFMEAAIRMVNEFLPEGKLIVYTEGRKYPRTEEFANGTGSCQKMPIVVLVDEGSASASEIFAGAIQDNDRGMIIGRRTFGKGLVQQPIEFSDGSAIRLTIARYYTPSGRCIQRPYVNGNDEDYEMDWLNRYDHGEFFSKDSIKQDKSLRYSTSLGRPVYGGGGIMPDVFVPQDTIGSTSYYTSVMTKGLDILFGYKYTDQNRNKLKQFKDANSLANYLRGQNLVEQFVRYADSNGVKRRNLLIQISHKLIEKRLYGRIIDSMLGQEEYIKYINKSDNTVLKAVEILQKGQAFPTAPVKPNISKKKR
- a CDS encoding DUF721 domain-containing protein translates to MKRNNAVSIGDAIRKFLRDERLESPLNEQRLINAWKEVLGPGIASYTDGLFIKNQILYVHLTSAALRQELMMGRELLVKNLNRQVGAQVITNIIFR
- a CDS encoding dCMP deaminase family protein, with the translated sequence MNAIELKQQELDTRYIRMANIWAENSYCIRRKVGALIVKDKMIISDGYNGTPSGFENICEDEQNLTKPYVLHAEANAITKIARSNNSSEGATLYVTASPCIECAKLIIQSGIKRVVYSEKYRLEDGINLLKRANIEVVYLDPTEQNQI
- a CDS encoding tetratricopeptide repeat protein, whose product is MAEQDKHEQKLNVGDALDRSEAYLVKNKKGIIGGIAAVIIIIAAFFAYKYLYLAPREEKAEIAIFKGEEYFGQDAYEIALNGDSVGYKGFIKIADEFSGTKTANLAKAYAGICYAQLGKYQEAEKYLGDFDGNDQMVSPAILGALGNCYAQLNQLDKAVSTLQDAAKKADNNTLSPIYLLQAGLIMEQQGKYADALEAYNTIKDKYFNSYQAMDIDKYIERATALKK